From Coffea eugenioides isolate CCC68of unplaced genomic scaffold, Ceug_1.0 ScVebR1_1441;HRSCAF=2288, whole genome shotgun sequence, one genomic window encodes:
- the LOC113755360 gene encoding uncharacterized protein LOC113755360 — translation MAALSFGHLATATPPFLSPLRLNINTPCFHLGCSHFPFTASIRRNSCLVTLSYSNKSKSRLQIEKEREFLEQYGLNPDEFLPHSSPQRKRRKGQAKTGENGRQEITEEPKHPRETHKLLQVLAGKARRKKLLSPKGMDVRPMMEVVKAAAFAILQAAGGSPASLRPGRWLDLYSGTGSVGIEAISRGCSEAHFVEMDPWVVSDVLRPNLQWTGFLDVSTIHPVRVEDFLERAEQFAVRSFESLNYGKRAPFDYVSVTPPYMAVDYGVLMNQISSSSVIGEDTFIVVEYPLKTDMLDSCGCLTKVVKLLEISSLIKELQPGFMLCQLLVIFPCIFYIQKLVTMRSFLSTQTAQIQVTRLECDLHFIAATYVG, via the exons ATGGCGGCCTTAAGTTTTGGTCACCTGGCAACAGCAACACCTCCATTCCTCTCTCCTCTCCGCCTCAACATCAATACACCGTGCTTCCATCTTGGTTGCAGTCATTTCCCGTTCACAGCCAGCATACGCCGCAACTCATGCCTTGTCACCCTCTCTTACTCCAACA AATCTAAAAGTCGACTCCAAATTGAGAAGGAAAGAGAGTttcttgaacaatatggtctcaATCCTGACGAGTTTTTACCCCATTCATCTCCACAg AGGAAGAGGAGAAAAGGGCAGGCAAAGACGGGAGAAAACGGAAGGCAGGAAATCACAGAGGAACCCAAGCATCCAAGGGAAACCCATAAATTGCTTCAG GTGCTTGCAGGAAAAGCTCGAAGGAAAAAATTACTTTCACCGAAAGGCATGGATGTACGCCCAATGATGGAAGTGGTGAAGGCTGCTGCATTTGCCATTTTACAG gcGGCTGGTGGTAGCCCTGCATCTCTACGGCCTGGTCGTTGGTTAGATTTATACAGTGGTACAGGATCTGTTGGCATTGAAGCTATCAGTAGAGGATGCTCAGAG GCCCATTTTGTTGAGATGGATCCTTGGGTTGTCTCAGATGTTCTACGACCAAATTTACAGTGGACTGGTTTCCTTGATGTATCAACCATACATCCTGTCCGTGTGGAGGATTTCTTGGAAAGGGCAGAACAATTTGCTG TCAGGAGCTTTGAGTCTCTCAATTACG GTAAACGTGCGCCATTTGATTATGTAAGTGTTACACCCCCATATATGGCAGTAGATTATGGGGTATTGATGAACCAAATTTCAAGTTCATCCGTAATTGGAGAGGACACATTTATT GTAGTTGAATACCCTTTGAAAACTGACATGCTTGATTCATGTGGTTGCCTCACTAAG GTTGTTAAGCTGCTCGAAATTTCCAGCTTGATTAAAGAGTTGCAACCTGGTTTCATGCTTTGCCAGCTGCTTGTAATCTTTCCATGCATATTCTACATCCAAAAGCTGGTCACCATGAGATCATTTTTATCAACTCAAACTGCGCAAATTCAAGTGACTCGTCTGGAGTGTGACCttcacttcattgctgccacttatgttgggtga
- the LOC113755357 gene encoding uncharacterized protein LOC113755357, giving the protein MGACGSKPCKCLVGGLNLRRKGRRIGRPRRRTKTQSLSNKLSKVEPSHSTDLPHRNPTYQGKSEAWFEPDTVIDSDGDDDFYSVQDDMSQIESGSLSDVVTPRYSDNRHFNVAYPSDPEVKPSGTSSSNLEANTAKEDSAREGNMNNAQLQADDHQEQAKDQAHFDIVSSHSVDRSAVKSETAKLHNCGPQAHNCLPCLVCSTSREEKTAKSLAPHSTNFKKRSSFKLSFKRREGQASSALLSPRATVQRPLAGSQVPHCTAEKRISECWSEVAPNTFRVRGQNFMRDKKKEYAANYAAFHPFGVDVFLSPRKIDHIARFVELPSIDSVGEVPPILVVNLQIPLYPATIFPSECDGEGMNLVFYFKISENYSNELPVQFQENIRRIIDGEVEKIKSFPLDTNAPFRERLKILGRLVNMEDLNLGVAEKKLMITYNEKPVLSRPQHEFYLGENYFEIDLDIHRFSYIARKGFEAFHDRLKQCVFDFGLTIQGNKADDLPERILCCVRLDKICYSNYNQLSV; this is encoded by the exons ATGGGAGCTTGCGGATCCAAACCCTGCAAGTGTTTAGTGGGTGGATTGAATCTTAGAAGAAAGGGTCGTCGGATTGGGAGGCCAAGGAGAAGAACCAAGACTCAATCTCTTTCAAACAAGCTCAGCAAGGTTGAACCTTCTCATTCTACGGATCTTCCTCACCGCAATCCCACATACCAAG GAAAATCTGAGGCTTGGTTTGAACCAGACACAGTGATTGATTCTGATGGTGATGATGATTTTTATAGTGTTCAAGATG ATATGTCTCAAATTGAAAGTGGATCCTTGTCAGACGTTGTTACTCCAAGATATTCTGACAACAGGCATTTTAACGTGGCTTATCCCTCTGACCCTGAAGTGAAGCCAAGTGGGACATCATCCAGCAACTTGGAAGCTAATACGGCTAAAGAAGATTCTGCTCGAGAAGGGAATATGAACAATGCTCAGCTGCAAGCTGATGATCATCAGGAGCAGGCAAAGGATCAAGCTCATTTTGATATAGTCTCTTCTCATTCCGTGGATAGAAGTGCTGTAAAAAGTGAAACGGCAAAGTTGCACAATTGTGGACCTCAAGCTCATAACTGTCTGCCTTGCCTTGTTTGTTCTACCTCCCGAGAAGAGAAGACGGCAAAGTCATTAGCCCCTCATTCaacaaatttcaagaaaagatCATCTTTTAAGCTTTCATTTAAACGCCGAGAAGGACAAGCTAGTTCTGCTTTAT TGTCGCCAAGGGCTACTGTTCAAAGACCTTTAGCTGGTTCTCAGGTTCCGCATTGCACAGCTGAGAAAAGAATTTCCGAATGCTGGTCAGAGGTTGCTCCCAATACTTTTAGAGTTCGTGGACAGAATTTTATGAG ggataaaaagaaagaatacGCTGCAAACTATGCAGCATTTCATCCTTTTGGTGTCGATGTATTTTTGTCTCCACGGAAAATTGATCATATTGCACGTTTTGTGGAACTTCCTTCAATTGATTCAGTTGGGGAAGTTCCTCCAATTCTTGTTGTAAATCTTCAG ATACCACTGTACCCTGCAACTATTTTTCCAAGTGAATGTGATGGAGAAGGCATGAATTTGGTTTTCTACTTCAAGATTTCTGAGAATTACTCGAATGAACTTCCAGTTCAATTCCAAGAAAATATCAGG AGGATAATTGATGGTGAAGTTGAGAAAATCAAAAGCTTTCCTCTGGACACAAATGCGCCATTTAGGGAAAGATTGAAGATTTTGGGCCGACTGGTGAACATGGAAGATCTTAACTTGGGTGTGGCTGAAAAGAAGCTCATGATCACCTACAATGAAAAGCCTGTTCTTTCACGTCCTCAACATGAATTCTACTTG GGAGAAAACTACTTTGAGATTGATTTGGACATACACAGGTTTAGCTACATTGCAAGAAAGGGTTTTGAAGCATTTCATGACAGACTGAAGCAGTGTGTTTTTGATTTTGGTCTAACAATTCAG GGTAACAAGGCTGATGATTTACCTGAGCGTATACTATGTTGTGTGCGGTTAGATAAAATCTGTTATAGTAATTACAACCAACTGAGCGTCTGA